Proteins from a single region of Phycisphaeraceae bacterium D3-23:
- a CDS encoding TolC family protein: MPRTPRKPRTRQPARRPWARPVLVLGLLTLAGCVQHRPYDDLWVETRPYHDEAVAARPPVSALDGDTVDGDAPSSAAPNPTGELTLREAVALSLRHSPALAAAGWANAAAEADARQMGRAPNPRVSFASENFSGPERGDTLERHTLRISQVIELMDKRARRQALGEATQRLRAWDYEQQRIDIAASAGTHYVAVVTAQQRVALAQEQLTLAQAGYDVASDRADSGTAPGLERDQATARVALRLIALEQASQQLAAERADLAATWGAADAAFDHAVGDLESRVDIPELEALRSHLSQSPAVARWDDETAQRRAALQLARANATPDPTAGIGLRYFPEADEAAGVAEVSIPLNIFDDNRDAILAARLRVSQAEAQREQALAEAGRSLTRAYTRLQSADFALTALEKDALPAAQRAHDAALESYASGLTDYLMVIEAERTVIEIRNRRLDAVHAYHTAVLEIERITSASLEATAPPRSAP, translated from the coding sequence ATGCCGCGCACTCCTCGCAAACCCCGGACCCGGCAGCCGGCCCGCCGCCCCTGGGCGCGGCCGGTGCTGGTGCTCGGCCTCCTGACGCTGGCCGGCTGTGTCCAGCACCGGCCGTACGACGACTTGTGGGTCGAAACGCGGCCGTATCACGACGAGGCGGTGGCCGCGCGTCCGCCGGTGTCCGCCCTCGATGGCGATACGGTTGATGGCGACGCGCCCTCCTCAGCAGCGCCCAACCCGACGGGCGAGCTCACGCTGCGCGAAGCGGTTGCTTTGTCGTTGCGCCACAGCCCCGCGCTCGCCGCCGCAGGCTGGGCAAACGCCGCCGCCGAAGCGGACGCCCGGCAGATGGGCCGGGCCCCCAACCCCCGCGTGAGTTTCGCATCCGAAAACTTCTCCGGCCCCGAGCGTGGCGACACGCTCGAACGCCACACGCTGCGTATCAGCCAAGTGATCGAGTTGATGGACAAACGCGCCCGCCGCCAGGCGTTGGGCGAGGCGACCCAGCGGCTGCGGGCCTGGGACTACGAGCAGCAGCGCATCGACATCGCCGCGTCGGCGGGGACACACTACGTCGCGGTGGTCACGGCCCAGCAGCGCGTCGCGCTCGCACAAGAACAGCTCACCCTCGCACAAGCCGGGTACGACGTCGCCAGCGACCGCGCCGACAGCGGCACGGCCCCGGGCCTTGAACGTGACCAGGCCACCGCCCGCGTCGCGCTCCGCCTGATCGCGCTTGAGCAGGCAAGCCAACAGCTTGCGGCGGAGCGGGCCGACCTTGCCGCGACTTGGGGCGCAGCCGACGCCGCGTTTGACCATGCCGTGGGCGACCTCGAATCCCGTGTCGACATTCCCGAGCTGGAAGCGCTACGAAGCCACTTGTCACAAAGCCCCGCCGTCGCGCGGTGGGATGACGAAACCGCTCAACGCCGAGCCGCGCTCCAACTCGCACGTGCCAACGCAACGCCCGACCCCACCGCCGGTATCGGCCTGCGCTACTTTCCCGAGGCGGACGAGGCCGCCGGCGTCGCCGAGGTCAGCATCCCGCTCAATATCTTCGACGACAACCGGGACGCAATCCTTGCCGCCCGGCTGCGCGTGTCGCAGGCCGAGGCGCAACGCGAGCAAGCGTTGGCCGAGGCTGGAAGGTCGCTGACCCGTGCCTACACCCGGTTGCAGTCGGCCGACTTCGCGCTCACGGCACTCGAGAAAGACGCACTCCCGGCTGCGCAGCGTGCCCATGACGCCGCGCTCGAGTCCTATGCCTCCGGGCTTACCGATTACCTCATGGTGATCGAAGCCGAGCGGACTGTCATCGAAATCAGAAACCGCCGACTCGATGCGGTCCATGCCTATCACACCGCCGTCCTCGAAATCGAACGCATCACGAGCGCGTCATTGGAGGCGACCGCCCCGCCACGCTCAGCCCCTTGA
- a CDS encoding ABC transporter permease has product MRLLPFEYAARNLGRSPLRLAISVLGSTLVVVLAIAAFAFVRGMDRSLADSGSEKNIILMGAGSEESIERSEVSASVAGQAQASIFGIKSEAGQAFVSPEVHAALGVALEPDAEPAGQAVFRGVVPAAFQVHPQVRMIEGRSFNTGADEVIVGELASTRLGVPSERLAVGQVLYLDDRPFTIVGRFAAPNTVMNAEVWAPLTNLQILTKRDGVSCVVLTLDQGEFADVDVFVKSRVDLELAAITEAEYYRQLSAFYKPVKMMIWVTAILIGVGGLLGGLNTMYAAFASRIREVGTLQSLGYPRRAVMLSFVQESMLAAAAGAVLGALLALLLLDGVSIKFSMGAFGLLLDGPTVGFGISAGLLLGLFGSIPPTIRCLRMPIAESLKAA; this is encoded by the coding sequence ATGCGTTTACTCCCGTTTGAATACGCCGCACGGAATCTCGGCCGGTCGCCACTCCGGCTCGCGATCAGCGTGCTGGGCAGCACACTCGTTGTTGTGCTCGCCATCGCCGCGTTTGCGTTTGTGCGGGGTATGGACAGGTCATTGGCCGACTCGGGCTCCGAGAAAAACATCATCCTGATGGGCGCGGGCAGCGAGGAGTCGATCGAGCGCAGCGAGGTCAGCGCTTCGGTCGCAGGCCAGGCGCAGGCGAGTATCTTCGGCATCAAGTCGGAGGCGGGCCAGGCCTTTGTCTCACCCGAGGTCCACGCCGCGCTGGGCGTTGCGCTCGAGCCCGACGCCGAGCCCGCGGGCCAGGCCGTGTTTCGCGGCGTGGTGCCCGCAGCGTTCCAGGTCCACCCGCAGGTCCGCATGATCGAGGGCCGATCGTTCAATACCGGCGCCGACGAGGTGATCGTCGGTGAGCTCGCATCCACTCGGCTGGGCGTCCCCAGCGAACGCCTCGCCGTCGGGCAGGTGCTTTACCTCGACGACCGCCCGTTCACGATCGTTGGCCGATTCGCCGCGCCCAACACCGTCATGAACGCCGAGGTCTGGGCCCCTCTGACCAACCTACAGATCCTGACCAAGCGCGACGGCGTGTCGTGCGTCGTGCTTACACTTGACCAAGGCGAGTTCGCGGATGTCGACGTGTTTGTGAAGAGCCGGGTCGATCTGGAGCTCGCCGCGATCACCGAAGCCGAGTACTACCGCCAGCTCAGCGCGTTCTACAAGCCGGTCAAGATGATGATCTGGGTCACCGCAATCCTGATCGGTGTCGGCGGATTGCTCGGCGGGCTCAACACGATGTACGCCGCTTTTGCCTCGCGCATCCGTGAAGTCGGGACGCTGCAATCCCTGGGCTATCCGCGCCGCGCGGTGATGCTGAGTTTTGTACAGGAGTCCATGCTTGCAGCAGCAGCCGGGGCGGTGCTGGGCGCGCTGCTGGCGCTGCTGCTGCTCGACGGCGTCTCGATCAAATTCTCGATGGGCGCGTTCGGCCTGCTGCTCGACGGGCCCACCGTCGGCTTCGGCATCTCCGCGGGCCTCCTGCTCGGCTTGTTCGGGTCGATCCCGCCGACGATACGCTGCCTGCGCATGCCCATCGCCGAGTCGCTCAAGGCGGCGTAA
- a CDS encoding ABC transporter permease, giving the protein MIGLKYWPFVLKQVLRHRIRTLLTIAGVATAMYLFVAIQAMQRGVAEATQASAADTTLVVYREDRFCPFTSRLPEYYLPQIERIEGVTSAVPVRVVVNNCRASLDVVTFRGVPSDRFAGTIGRDADIIDGDLAGWQRRSDAALLGETLAARRGLKVGDQFDAAGITAYVAGIIASDQPQDQNVAYVHLDYLQQQTDKKLGTVTQFNVKVDDPANIERVSADIDALFGAAEQPTTTRSEKAFVAQVAGDMIELIGFTRYLGWGCLIAVLALVGNAIILSVQDRIKEHAILQTLGYSGSLIGRLIVTEAVVLGVLGGMVGAAGALITIRLTRVSFSVDGLSFPIHADAKLLGMGLLIAVTLGVLAGMVPAIQAGRRPIATCFRAV; this is encoded by the coding sequence ATGATCGGCTTGAAGTATTGGCCTTTTGTTTTGAAACAGGTGCTGCGCCACCGCATCCGTACGCTGCTCACCATCGCGGGGGTCGCGACGGCGATGTACCTCTTCGTGGCGATCCAGGCGATGCAGCGGGGTGTCGCCGAGGCCACCCAGGCCAGCGCGGCCGACACAACGCTGGTCGTCTACCGCGAGGACCGCTTTTGCCCGTTCACCAGCCGGCTGCCCGAGTATTACCTGCCGCAGATCGAGCGGATCGAGGGCGTGACGTCGGCGGTGCCGGTGCGTGTAGTCGTGAACAACTGCCGCGCGTCGCTGGACGTCGTCACGTTCCGCGGCGTGCCCAGCGACCGCTTCGCCGGCACGATCGGTCGCGACGCCGACATCATCGACGGCGACCTCGCGGGCTGGCAGCGCCGCTCAGACGCGGCGCTGCTGGGCGAGACGCTCGCTGCGCGACGCGGGCTCAAGGTCGGCGACCAGTTCGACGCCGCCGGCATCACCGCCTACGTCGCCGGCATCATCGCCTCCGACCAGCCCCAGGACCAGAACGTCGCCTACGTCCACCTCGACTACCTCCAGCAGCAGACCGACAAGAAGCTGGGTACGGTCACGCAGTTCAACGTCAAGGTTGACGACCCCGCCAACATCGAGCGTGTCTCTGCCGACATCGATGCGCTCTTCGGCGCGGCCGAGCAGCCGACGACGACCCGCTCGGAGAAGGCCTTCGTCGCGCAGGTGGCCGGCGACATGATCGAGCTGATCGGCTTCACGCGCTACCTCGGCTGGGGCTGCCTGATCGCGGTCCTCGCGCTGGTGGGCAACGCGATCATCCTCTCCGTGCAGGACCGCATCAAGGAGCACGCGATCCTCCAGACGCTGGGCTACTCCGGCTCATTGATCGGTCGGCTGATCGTGACCGAAGCGGTCGTGCTCGGCGTGCTCGGCGGCATGGTCGGCGCGGCGGGTGCGCTTATCACCATCCGCCTGACACGTGTGAGCTTCTCGGTCGACGGGCTGAGCTTCCCGATCCATGCGGACGCGAAGCTGCTGGGCATGGGGCTTTTGATTGCTGTGACGCTGGGCGTCCTGGCGGGGATGGTCCCCGCGATCCAGGCGGGGCGTCGCCCGATCGCGACTTGTTTCCGTGCGGTCTAA
- a CDS encoding ABC transporter ATP-binding protein, whose product MALIECRQLTKTYRKGDSTIKPLDGLDLDVEQGSFLALMGPSGSGKTTLLNLIAGIDHPTTGSLTIGGQDIAKLSRSKLAAWRSDNVGYVFQLYNLVPVLTAYENVELPMLLHSISRKQRHERVATALSLVGLADRHDHYPRQLSGGQEQRVAIARAIVTDPAILVADEPTGDLDKPSALAVMELLTRLNEELGKTLIMVTHDAQTAEYAGRTLHLDKGRLADDSVKTAFSGETATTQGAHA is encoded by the coding sequence ATGGCACTCATCGAATGCCGACAACTCACCAAGACCTACCGTAAGGGCGACAGCACGATCAAGCCGCTTGATGGTCTCGACCTCGATGTCGAGCAGGGCAGCTTCCTCGCGCTCATGGGCCCCAGCGGCAGCGGTAAGACAACGCTGCTCAACCTCATCGCCGGGATCGACCACCCCACCACCGGCTCGCTCACCATCGGCGGTCAGGACATCGCCAAACTCTCGCGCAGCAAGCTCGCGGCGTGGCGCAGCGACAACGTCGGCTACGTCTTCCAGCTCTATAACCTCGTGCCCGTGCTCACCGCGTATGAGAACGTCGAGCTGCCGATGCTGCTGCACTCGATCTCACGCAAGCAACGACACGAGCGTGTCGCGACCGCGCTCTCGCTCGTGGGGCTTGCCGACCGACACGACCATTACCCCCGCCAGCTCTCGGGCGGCCAGGAGCAGCGCGTCGCCATCGCCCGCGCGATCGTCACCGACCCGGCCATCCTCGTCGCGGACGAACCGACCGGCGACCTGGACAAACCCTCCGCGCTGGCGGTGATGGAGCTGCTGACGCGCCTCAACGAGGAGCTTGGCAAGACGCTCATCATGGTCACACACGATGCCCAGACCGCCGAGTACGCCGGCCGCACGCTACATCTGGACAAGGGCCGTCTCGCCGACGACTCGGTCAAGACCGCGTTCTCTGGCGAGACCGCGACGACACAAGGAGCCCACGCATGA